A window of Massilia sp. NR 4-1 genomic DNA:
CGACGTGTATGCGCTGGAAATGCTGATGGACGTGCTCACCCAGGGCAAGACTTCGCGCCTGTACAAGGCGCTGGTGGAACAGCAGCTGGCCACCTCGGTCAGCGCCATGAGCACCGATGGTTTCGATCCCGGCCTGATTTACCTCAACGCGGTGGCCGCCGCCAATGTCGATGCGGGCAAGCTGGAACAAGCGCTGCTGGCCGAAGTCGATAAGCTCATCAAGGAAGGCGTCAGCGAGCAGGAGCTGCAAAAGGTCAAGAACCGCAAGCTGCTCGACCTGTACCGCGCCCAGGAAACCATCAACGGCAAGGCCCAGCAGCTGGGAAATTACGAGGTGTTCTTCGGCGATTACCGCAAGATTGTCGACGCCCCCGCGCACTATGAAAAGCTGAACGCGGCCGATATCCAGGCCGCCGCCGCCAAATACCTGAAGAAATCGCAGCGCACCGTGGGCGTGCTGGCCGCCAAGGAGGAATAAGAGTATGAAGAAACTGATCGTTATGAGCCTGCTGGGCGCGGCCGCCGGCGCGGCGCAGATGCCGGCCAGCGCGGCCGAATTCCGCCTGCCCGCTTTCGAGAGCGCCAAGCTGTCGAACGGCCTGACCGTCTACCTGATGGAGCGCCACGACGTGCCGCTGATCGCCGTGCGCGCCGTGGTCAAAGCCGGCGCCGTCAACGACGCGCAGCAGGCCGGCCTGTCCAACCTGACCGGCGACGCCCTGCTGCTCGGCACGCAGAAACATAAGAAGGCCGAGATCGACCAGGCCTTCGACTTCCGCGGCGCCGTGCTGGCCGGCGGCGCCAGCACCGAGCAGACCACGGTGCAAGCCAACTTCGCGCGCGCCGACGCGACCGAGCTGCTGCCCCTGTTCGCCGAAATCGTGCAGCAGCCCAGCTTCGACGCGGCGGAACTGGAGAAGATGCGCGCCCGTAAAGTGGCGGGCCTGAAGCAGCAGAAGGAAAGTCCGCGCCAGGTGGTGGGCAACTACTACCGCAGCATGCTGTTCGGCGGCGGCGCCTACGCCAACCCGGCCGCCGGCACCGTCAACAGCGTGGCCGCGCTGAAGCAGGACGATGTGAAGAGCTTCCACCAACGCTATTACCGCCCGGACAACGCCGCCATCGTGGTGGTGGGCGACTTCAAAGCCGGCGAGATGCGCCAGCAGCTGGAGAAGCTGTTCGGCCAATGGCAGGCCAGCGGCCCGGCACCGCAAGCCCAGGACAATGGCAAGGTGCAGGCCGATAAGCCGCGCGTCTGGCTGGTGGACAAGGCCGACGCCATCGAAACCACCTTCCTGATCGGCGGCAAGGGCATCGCCCGCAACGATCCGGACTACGTGCCGCTGCAGGTGGTGAACACGGTGCTGGGCGGCCGCTTCACGTCCTGGCTGAACGACGAGCTGCGCGTGAATTCGGGCCTGACCTATGGCGCCAACAGCGCCTTCGCGCCGCTGTCGCAAGCCGGCACCTTCCAGATCTCCAGCTTCACCGCCACGCCGAAAACCGAGGCGGCGCTGGACCTGGCGCTGAAAACCTATCAGCGCCTGTGGGATAAGGGCATCGACAAAGCCACGCTGGAATCGGCCAAGGCCTACGTCAAAGGCCAGTTCCCGCCGCGCTTCGAAACCAGCGAGCAGCTGGCCGGCCTGCTGGGCGATATGTATGCCCTGAACGTGGGCCGCGAGCAGATCGACAACTTCATGCAGGATGTCGACAGCCTGACGCCGGAACGCGCCAAGCAGCTGGTGGACAAGCACTTCCCGCGCAATAATCTGCAGATGGTGCTGATCGGGAAAGCGGAAGCGGTCCGCCAGCTGGCCGCCAAATACGGCGAGGTGACGGAACTGCCGATCACCGCCGACGGCTTCAAGCCAGCGGCGCAGTAAGACCGGGCAAAATGAAAAAAGCGCTCCTCGGAGCGCTTTTTTCTTGCCGCACAAAGGAAGAACTCAGATGCCCTGGGCTTCGATATCTTCCAGCGAGGCGCGACCCTTCTCGGTGATGGCAAAGCCGCCCTCCACCTGTTCGATATGGGATTTTTTGCCGAGGAAGAGCGCCACGTCGGCGTCCAGCGCGACCGCCTGGTTTTCCGTCAGCGCGCGCAGCGCCATGATGCAGCGGCGCAGGAACAGCGCTTCGCGGCCCTTGTCGGTCAGGGTGATGGCGCCGCTGCGCGCGATGCTGATCATCTTCAGACCGGACAGACGCTTGGTGTTGCGGCCGACGCATGCGCTGGGCCGGCCCTTGATGCCGCGGGCCACCTCGTCCAGCGCATTGTATTCGTCGGTGGAGAATTTCTCGTTTTTCATTGCCTAGTTTCCATGATGAGCTTGCGGCCGTCATGGTACGCGCCTGCCCGCCTCAGGGCAAGGCCGGCGCTCAGGCGGCGGGACTTAAGCGCGCAAAACCAGCCACAACGCGCTCAGGCCAGCCACCAGTCCCAAGCCGATCAACAGCTGGGCGCGCTTGCTGGCCCAAGGGCTGGCGCGTCGTCCGAGATAGATCTTGTTGTGCAGGGAATTGCCCATTTTGGCCTCCACATGATGAAAAACCTGTCGATGGTCAAATTATATGAATACTTTGATGACGGGCTGGTGACGGCGAGCACAAAAATAAAAATATGTATCCGCAGAGCAACGCAATTTACAGACAAGCAAATTGCAAGCGGGCGCCCCGCCCCGCGCCGCCCTGCTAGCATGGCTGGAAAGGAGGTGTGGCATGAATCCGACACAGAATCCCCGCGCGGATGAGCACGGCCGCGGACATTTGATGGACGAGCCCGATATCGGCAGCGGCGAGAAAACGCCGGGCGAGCTGGAGACCGAGGAACACATCCGGCAAATCCGTCCCCGGCCGGAACCGGGGACGAAGGCCGAACCGCCGCCAAGCTGAATCAGGCTTGCGTCAAGCCTTGATCGGCGGCGCGGCCGGCACCGGTTCTTCGATCGGCGGCTCTTCCGGCAGCGGCGTCTCGTCCGGCGGCGGATCTTTTTCCGGCACCGGCGGCGGCGTTTCCGGATCGGGCGTAATGTGGGCGCGCTGCGGGCGCGCTGCTTGCTCGATTGCTGGCATGATAAGTCTCCCTCAACATTAGCAAAATAGTAGCGCTAATTGGCAGATCGGGGGCTTTCTCCAGATATCAAGGCTTGGCCGGCGGCGCGCGCCGCGTGCGCGGCCAGCGCGACTTCCTCGCCATACAGGGCGCTGGCGCTCTGCAAGACTGCCGCATCGACATGCTGCGGGTGGCCGGGGCCAAAAGGCGGCTGCGGATCGTATTCGATCAGCAGTTGCAGGATGCGCGCGAACGGTTCGTCGTACAGGCGGGCGGCCAGGGTCAGCGCAAAGTCCATGCCGGCCGTGACGCCGCCGCCCGTCAAACGGTTGCGGTCTTCCACCACACGCGCGTCGCAAGGCGTGGCGCCCATCTCCGCCAGCAGCTCGCGCACGCCCCAGTGCGAGGTGGCGCAATAGCCTTGCAGCAGACCGGCCGCCGCCAGCAGCAGGGAGCCGGTGCATACGCTGCTGACCCAGTCGGCCGCGGCGCCGCAGCGGCGCAGGAAGTCCAGCACTTCCCCATCCCGCATCAAGGCCCAGGTCGCGCCCCTGCTGCCGGGGACGAACAGCACGGTGGGACGTTGCGGACAATCGGCCAGCGTGGCCGTGGGCAGGATGGCGAAGCCGGTGTCGCACGCCACCGCTTCCAGGTTTTTCCAGACCAGGTGCACGCGGGCCTTGGGCAGATTGGAAAAGACCAGCTGCGGCGCCACCATATCGAGCGCCGTCATGCCGGGATAGATCAGCATCACGATATCGGTGGGCGCGCCGGCCTGCATGCTTGCTTCCTTACTCATTCTTACAGCTCCTTCTCTCAGGGAAGGCCTTACTTTACATTTGCAAGCAATGGCAGTAATGACGCAAAAGGGGCGTTTTCTGCCATAATCGGCCGATGAGCAAACGCCTCGCCGCACCCCGCCGCATTGTCTTTGTCGCCACCGATCTGGCGGAAGAACTGGATCTCTTCGGTTCCGTCGCGGCCTTCCGCGCCGCCAACCGCAGTCCGGCGCTGTGCAGCCCCGCCTACAGCATCGAGATCGTCTCCGGCGCGCGCACGGCGGCCATCGCCGGCAACTGCGGCATCACCCTGCTCAGCAACGGCTCCTGCTTCGACCTGCGCGGCGCCATCGACACCCTGATCGTGATCAGCGGCGAGCATGCCCACCGGCCGCACAGCAAGGAGCTGCTGGCCTGGCTGGCGGCGCATGGACCGAAGGCGCGCCGCCTGGTATCGATCTGCACCGGCGCCTTCGTGCTGGCCCAGGCCGGACTGCTGGACGGGCGGCGCGTGACCACGCACTGGAGCCGCGCCGCCATGCTGGCCGAACGCTTTCCGGCCGCCGACGTGTCGGCCAATGAGCTGTGGGTCAAGGATGGCCCGGTCTACACCTCGGCCGGCGTGACGGCGGGCATCGACCTGACGCTGGCCTTGATCGAGGATGATATCGGCGCGCCGGCGGCGCTGGAGGTGGCGCGCGGACTGGTGGTTTTCCTGCGCCGCCCGGGTGGCCAGGCGCAGTTCAGCGTCACGCTGGCGGCGCAGCAGGCCCAGACGCCCGCCATCCGCGCCCTGCAAGCCTGGCTGCCGGAACATCTGGCCGAGGATTTGAATGTGCAGCGCCTGGCCGACCGCGCCGCCATGAGCGCGCGCCATTTTGCGCGCGTCTTCCGGCGCGAGCTGGGCGACACGCCGGCCGCCTATGTGCAGCGCCTGCGCCTGGAGCAGGCGCGCTGGATGCTGGAAGATGGCAGCTGGAGCATCGAGCGCATCGCCGCCTTATGCGGTTTCTCCGATGCGCAGCTAATGCGGCGCGCGCTGAAACGGGCGCTGGGCGTCTCGCCCGGCCAGTACCGCAGCCTGCACCACGCGCCGCCCGCCTAGTACTGGGTCAGCACCTGTTCCTGGCGCTCGCCGGCCAGGATGGCCTGGATGCGCTCGAAGCTGATCGGCTTCACCACGTGCAGGTCGAAGCCGGCATCGAAGGCTTGCTGGCGGTCTTTCTGCTGGCCCCAGCCCGTCACCGCCACCAGCAGCGCCCTGCGCAGCGCGGGCTGGCGGCGCAGCGCGCGCGCCAGGTCGTAGCCATTCAGTTGCGGCAGGCCGATATCGAGGAAGGCGATATCGGGCGCGAAGGCCTCGGCCGCCGCCAGCGCCTGCACGCCATCATGGCTGATATGCACGGTATGGCCCATGGAGCGCAGCAGCGTACCGATGCCGTTGACGAAATCGACATTGTCGTCGGCCAGCAGGACGCGCAGCAGGCGCCGGGTACGCGGCGGCGCGGCGGGACGCGGTGCCTCGGCCGCCGGCGCTCCGGCCAGCGGCAGCAGGATCACGAATTCGCTGCCCTGCCCCAGCCCCTTGCTGAAGGCCTGGATGGTGCCGCCGTGCAGTTCCACCAGGCGCCGTGCCAGCGACAGGCCCACGCCCAGCCCCGCCGAACTGCGCTCCAGCGAGGAATCGGCCTGGGTGAACATCTCGAAAATATGGCCCAGCATCTGCGGCGCGATGCCGATGCCGTTATCGCGCACGCTGAGTTTGAGCTGGCCGCCGCCCACCGTCCCTTCCAGCGCGATGCGGCCGCCGCGCACCGTGTACTTGGCGGCGTTGTTGAGCAGGTTCGACAACACTTGCGCCAACCGGGTGGCGTCGCCCAACAGCCACACTGGCTGCGGCGGCAGGCTCACCGTCAGCTCGTGGTTCTGCCCTTCGATGAAGGGACGCGCGCTTTCCACCGCGTCGCCCACCACGGACTGCAGATCCAGCCCCTCCTTGCTGATGGTGAGCTTGCCGGTATTGATGCGCGAGACGTCGAGCAGGTCGTCGACCAGGCGCACCATCTGCTTCAGTTGGCGCTCCATGATGGCGCGCGCCTTGTCGATGGCCTTGCCATCGGCGGCATTGATACGCATGATGTCCAGGCCGGTGCGGATGGGCGCCAGCGGATTGCGCAGCTCATGCGCCAGGGTGGCCAGGAATTCATCCTTGCGCCGGTCGGCCTGCAGCAGGGCGTGCTCGGCGCTCTGGCGCACGGCCATCTCGTGCTCCAGCGTGCGGTTGGCTTCCTGCAGGGCGTAGGAGCGGCGGCCCACCTCGGCCAGCATATCGTTGAAGGCATCGACCAGGGTCGCGATCTCGCCGCTGCCGGCCGGCGGCACGCGCAGCGAAAAATCGCGGCGCTGGCGCACCTCGCGCGCCACACCGGTGACGGCGGCCAGCGGCCGGGTGATGCCCGCCTGCAGCCGCGACGCCACCAGGGCCGCCAGCAGCAGGCTGCCCAGCATCACGCCGCCGAGAATCGCACCGTAGCGGCCGATGCGCTCCAGCAGCGGGTATTGCGCGCTCAGATAGACATGGCCGATGACCTCACCATTGTCCAGGATGGGCTGGCAGACCGTCATGCGGCCATCTTCAACATGGTAGCCGGCCGGACCGGGACGGGCCGGGAACACCGGCGTTTCCTGCGCCGACTGCGCATAGGCGGCGAACATGCTGTCGCGCGCGGTGTAGATGGCCCCAGCATGGATCGCCGGACGCACGCGCAGCAGGGCCAGGTTCTGGCGCGCGGCGGCGGGATCGTTGAAGTTCAGCGCCGGCACGCTGGCCATCGCCACGATTTCCGCCTGCGCCGTCAGGTCGCTGGCCCAGGTCTGCTGGAAGCTGCGCGCGTCGTACAGCAGCATGCAGCCGGCGGCCACCAGCAAGGCCACAAAGGTGGTGGCCAGCGCCATCAGGATCAGGCGGATGCGTACCGAGCCGGCGTTTACGCGATTGAGCATCATGGCCCCTTCTGGATCTGGTATGCCACCGAGAGCAGGCGCGAACTGAGTTTGAGATTGCTTTTTTCAGCCGCCGGCAGCGAGACTTCGAAGCGCACGCGCTCGTCGACCACGCGGAAATTGATGACGGCGCCCTGCTGCAGGCCGCTGTCGGTCTCGCTGATGCCCAGTACCGAATGCTGCTGCGCGGCGCGCAGCCACTGCGCCGGCTTCTCGGTGTCGGCGCCGACGAAAAGGATATTCAGGCCGGCCAGCGCATCGCCCTCGTTCAACGTACGCACGGCGATGACGCGGTTGCTGACCGTGCGTCCGGCCGTGATGCGGCCCAGCTCAGCGGCCACGTCGTCGGCATCGACCACGCCAACGGTCAGCGGCGTACCGGCATCAACGGCAGGGAATTCGACATAGCCGAGGAATTTGTAGAGGAAGGCGGCTTTCACGCTGCGTTCCAGCGTCGGCGCCGCCACGTTGGCCGGGGGCGCGCCGCCGGCGATACAGCTCAGCGCGAACAGCAGGCACACCAGCACAAACAGGCGGCCCGGCAGACCGGGGGCTAGCCTCACACTTCGGACCGGCGCTATGGTTGTGGCAGTCGTCATCTTGTCTGAGTGGCTATGCGGGCCAGGCAGGTGGTGTATCGATTATAAACACATCTGTTTGCATTGACCTCCGTTTTGATAGCTTCGCAACACTCTGGCAGCTTGCGGGCGTGCATGCCATACTGCGCCACTATGAACACCTTTACTCATCTCCCGCAGGAATGGGACCATTGGCTGGACCGCAACCTGGCCAAGGGCTGTCTGGTGCAGGACATCGTCAAGGCCATGGTGGAGAGCCGTTTCGATCCGGATTTCGCGGCGCGCACCGTGGCCGAGCGCGTCGAATTACGCGCGCTGCAGGCCCAGGCCGCCCTGCCCGCGCAAGCGGCCCCGCGCCAGCCCTACCAGTACGGCCTGCCGCGTTTTGCCCATGCCGGGAATGTGATTTCCACCTTTGACCGCGACGTGCATATCACGTTCCGCATGCAGCGGCCGGTGCTGGCCGTGCTGGACGATCTGCTCACGCACGAGGAATGCGACCGCATCGTCAGCCTGGCGCGCGACCGCCTGCAGCGCTCGGCCACACTGGACCCGCTGTCGGGCCAGCACCAGGTCAAGGATCACCGCACCAGCATGGGCGTGTTCCTGCCGGCGGCGGGCGACGCCTTCCTCGACGGAATCGAGCGCCGCATTGCCGACGTGATGAGCTGGCCGCGCGCCAATGGCGAACCGCTGCATGTGCTGCACTACGATGTCGGCGCGGAATACCGGCCGCACCACGATTTCTTCGATCCGGCCAAGCCCGGCTTCGGACCGCCCCTGGCACGCGGCGGGCAGCGCGTGAGCACGCTGATTACTTATCTGAACGAGGTAGAGGGCGCGGGCGAGACCATCTTCCCGGCCCTGCATTTGTCGGTGGTGCCGAAAAAAGGCTCGGCCGTGTATTTCGAGTATTTCAATGAATCCGGCCAGCTGGACTGGGATACCCTGCACGGCGGCGCGCCTGTGACCCAGGGCGAAAAATGGGTGGTGACGAAATGGATGCGGGAAGGGATGTTTTCCTGAATCGCCTTCCCGCGCTTACTTAGGCCAGGCTTTTTTAGGCCAGGCTTTTGCGGTAGGCGGCAATCAGATCCAAGGCATGGATGGGGATTTTGGCGTAGGTATCCATGATTTTCGGATCGGCGGTTTGAAAGGCGTAAATGGAGCGGGACTCCATTTCAGCCAGCGTGCTCAGCGTCGAAATCAATTCCTGGCCGGTTTGTTCAACCTTGCTGCCCTTGCGCGTTGAAATATCCTTGCGAATCAATGTCAGCAATTGCGGCAGCTCCGCCCTGGCGCTTTCGGACGGTAATAAAATCTCCCTGCCGTATTCGTTGATCAGTTGAGTCAAATTACTTTTGATTCTGGCCATATTGTAGATGAAATGGCCGACTTTTTCGTAACGTGCCTGATTCATGGTATGGTCCTGATTCGATTGATCGGGTGCGGCTAGGGTAGCACCGGAAAAGCAGTGGAATATTCACGCTTTTTCACATGACCATTATTTTGTGCTATGTCGTCCTTATTCCTTATCTAAATTGTTCAACCATTTACGCAGCCGCGCCCTGGCATTGGCATAGGGCGAGGAGGTGTTGAACTGGATCATGCGGCCTTTGGGGTATTTTTCGTACCAGGACTCGCCATACAGACTGGCGTCGGTTTCTCCTTCAACCAGGGTGGTGATGCGGGCTTTTACGTCGGCGAATTGCTGGAGTAAGGCGGGATAGTCGAGGGTGGAATAGTCGGCGTAGAATTTCCGCGCCAGGCGGCCCAGCTCATTCCATTTGTAGCCGGTTTCGGGAAAATCGACAGGTTTTCCTTGGGATTTGCGCTCGCACCATTTTAGAACCAGCTCATTCCAGCCTATCAGGTAGGATACCAGGTCGGCTACGCTCATTTGGCTGCCTTGGGCATGCCCTTCCATGGTTTTTTCTTGGGCGCGTTCGGGGGGAATGCGGACCAGGTCGCTTGCCAGCTTCTGGTAGCTGCTGTCGATGGCGTCAAGTAATTGCTGGCGCGTTTGGGGGATGCTCATGGCTTCGTGCTCCGGGTTTAGCTGGCTAGAATAGCATTCTCTGCTTCTTAATTGACTGTTTGGGAGTTTATATGGGGGAGGCGATTCTGCCGCTTGCTTATCGCTGGTTTTTGGCTAAGGGTTTGACCGATTGGGAGCCTTGGTATTTTGTGGATACGCTGGATTCTCTAAGCAATGGAGTCGATCTGGGGCGGAATAGGTTTGCGGCGCAGGCCTTTGCGGCGGAGACGGGGGCGGATTTTGAGGTTTATCTATTTGCGCGAAGACAGGATAGGGAGACTTTTGCGTTCTTTGCCGTAAGGGATGGGGTGGTTTTGGATCGGGTGGTTTCGATTCATTTGTCTTTTGCGGGGAGGCTGGAGCTTCCAACTCCTCTTCGGGTGGGGGATTTGGGGATGAGTTTTACTGACTGGGTGGGGAACGTTTGTTTGAGGGATGCGGCGGAATTGATGGATGAGGGGGATTTGCTGGGGTGAGGGTTGTTTGCCGGCATTTGTGGATACGCTGGCTTTTTCTATAGTGGGGGTGGGTGCGAGCGCGCAGCGCTCGCAAGGCCGCCCCGCTGGGGCGGCAATTGGGCGATTCGGTCGCGTCCCGCGACCGCGCGACCGCCTGCAGGCGGTTCGCTTTCGAATCCCACACGCGAGCCCTCATGGGGTGGAGCAGGGAATTCGCAGGGCATTGCCCTGCGCTTGCGGAACGCTCGCCGAAGGCGATCGCTCCTTTCCGCCAGCAAAAAAAACCGCCGAATGGCGGTTTATTTTTTTACTGGCGGAAAGGGTGGGATTCGAACCCACGGTACACCAAAGATGTACACTGGATTTCGAGTCCAGCGCATTCGACCACTCTGCCACCTTTCCTTGTGTACGTGATCTGGAGGATTTGATTACCCTCTCACTTATATATGAAAAAAGCCCGCATTTTATTGCGGGCTTTTCTCTTTATCCTTTGGCGGAAAGGGTGGGATTCGAACCCACGGTACACCAAAGATGTACACTGGATTTCGAGTCCAGCGCATTCGACCACTCTGCCACCTTTCCTTTTCTCGCTACTAGCGTTGCGAGAGACCAAGATTATAGCAGGCTTTCTTGAAAACGGAAGGGGGTTTGCGTCATTTCCCCTTCTTCCTTTTCATTAGGCGCTCAGTTTGGTCAATCCGCCCATATAGGGCTGCAGGACGGCCGGGATGTCGATGCTGCCGTCGGCTTGCTGGTAGTTCTCCAGAATGGCCACCAGGGTGCGGCCTACGGCCAGGCCGGAGCCATTCAGGGTGTGCAGCAGCTCTGGCTTGCCTTGGGCGTTGCGGAAGCGGGCTTGCATGCGGCGGGCCTGGAAGGCTTCGCAGTTCGACAGCGAGGAAATCTCGCGGTAGGTGTTCTGCGCGGGCAGCCACACTTCCAGGTCGTAGGTCTTGGCGGCGCCAAAGCCCATGTCGCCGGTGCACAGGGACATGACGCGATAAGGCAGGCCCAGTTCCTTCAGGATGGTTTCGGCATGGCCGACCATCTCTTCCAGCGCTTCATACGATTTTTCAGGATGAACCACCTGCACCATTTCGACTTTGTCGAACTGGTGCTGGCGGATCATGCCGCGCGTATCGCGGCCATAGCTGCCGGCTTCGGAGCGGAAGCATGGGGTGTGCGCGGTCATTCTCAACGGCAAGCTTTCGGCCGCCACGATTTCTTCGCGCACGATATTGGTCAGCGAGACTTCCGAGGTCGGGATCAGATAGAAGGTTTCGCCTTCGCCTTCTGCGCCGCCTTTTTTCACCGAGAACAGGTCGGCTTCGAACTTGGGCAGCTGGCCGGTGCCTTTCAGCGAGTCGGCGTTGACCATGTACGGGGTGTAGCACTCGGTGTAGCCGTGCTTGTCGGTGTGGGTGTTCAGCATGAACTGGGCCAGGGCGCGGTGCAGACGGGCGATGCCGCCTTTCATCACGGAGAAGCGCGAGCCGGTCAGTTTCACGGCGGTGTCGAAGTCCAGACCCAGCGGGCCGCCCACGTCGACGTGGTCCTTGACTTCAAAGTCGAAGCTGCGTGGCGTGCCGACCTTGCGCACTTCCACATTGCCGCTTTCGTCGGTCCCGGCCGGCACGGATTCGTGCGGCAGGTTGGGAATGGTTTCCATGAACTCGCTCATGCGCGCTTGCACGGCGCTCAGGGCGGTTTCGTTGTTTTTCAGTTCATCGCCGAGGCCAGCCACTTCCGCCATCACGGCCGAGGTGTCTTCCCCTTTGCCCTTCAACATGCCGATCTGCTTGGACAGCGAGTTGCGCTTGCTTTGCAGTTCCTCGGTGCGCATCTGGATGGCTTTGCGCTCGTGCTCCAGGGCGTTGAAACCGGCTACGTCGAGCTGGAACTTGCGGGTCGCCAGACGGGCTGCGACGGTGTCGATGTCTTTACGGAGAAGTTGAATGTCTATCATGGATGGGAATTGCGGCTATGTCCAAAAGCGCAATTGTACCAAGACGACGCCACTTCTTTCGAGTTTTACGCCCTGCGGCGTGCTGCTTCAGATCAGGGCGGCTTTTTCGGCGGCGCTCAGGCGTTTGGCGCTGACCACGACCACGTCCATCGCGGCGGGAGCGGCGGCGACAGTGGCGATCGCGCGATTGCCGGCGGCCACTTGCAGCGGACGTTTTTCGGTCACGCCACCCACGGCAGCGACGGCGACCGCAGCGGCGACCAGGAAGATGGCTTCGATGTTTTTCAGTGCGTTCATGATGTTCTCCTTGAGTTCAGTGGGTTGCTTCGGCTTGTTGATTACTGCTTGCATGGTTCCACTGTAGCTAAAGGCTCCCTGGCCCGCGACGGGCTTGCGACGAAGCGCAGAAAAATCGGGATGAAATGCTGAAAATCCACGCCGGACATCGGACAGACTGCGCGGACAGACTGCGCGGACACCCGGTGCGGACGGAGAGTACGGGCAAGGGCGTACGCCCCGCGGCCTCAGGCGCGCCGGGCTTGCGGGGCGTCGCTCTGGCGCCGCGCCAGCTCGCCCAGGCGCATGACGGCCCGTTCGATATCGTCGTTCCAGGGATTGCCGCAGTTGAGGCGCAGGCAATTGGAGAACTTGCCGGAGGCCGAGAACAGCGGCCCCGGCACGAAGGCGATGCCCTGCCCTATCGCGGCCTGGTGCAGCAGGAGCGAATCGACCTGTTCCGGCATCTGTATCCACAGCACGAAGCCGCCCTGCGGTTCGGAGATGGAGCACTCGGCGGGAAAATGGGCGTGCACCGCGTCCGACATGCGGGCGATGCGCTGCGACAGCACGCGCCGCATCTTGCGCACCTGGACCTCATAGCTGCTGCCGTTCAGGAAATCAGCCAGCACAGCCTGGAAGAACTGGCTGCTGGAGCCGCTCGACACCATCTTCAGCAGCGTGATCTCCTGCGCAAAACGGCCCGCCGCCACATAGCCCACGCGCGAAGCCGGCGTCACCGCCTTGGAGAAGGATGAGCACAGCAGCACATTGCCGCTGCTGTCGTAGGCCTTCACAGGACGTGGACGCTCGGCCGTGAAGCACAAGTCGCCGTACACATCGTCCTCGATCAGCGGCACATGATGTTTCGCCAGCAGATTGGCCAGACGCTGCTTGCTCTCCTCCGGCATGATGCAGCCCAGCGGATTATTCGCATTCGGAATGAAGAGGCAGGCCTGCACCAGGCCTGCATTCAGGGCCAGCTCCAGCGCGTCGATGGACGGCCCGGTTTTCGGATGGGTAGGGATTTCCAGCGCTTTCATGCCCAGGCTTTCCACCAGTTGCAGCAGCACGAAATAGGTGGCCGATTCGAGCGCGATGGTGTCGCCCGGCTTGGCGACAGCGCGCAGGCACAGGCTGATCGCCTCGGTGCAGGAACTGGTGACGACGATCTCGGCGGCGTCGATGCGCCCCCACTCCAGCGCACGGCGCAGGATATGGCGGGTGAACGACGGCTCGTTGGTCTCGTAGCAGCTTACCCTGCTGAGCAGGGCCGGTTCGCGCCGCGCCACGCTGGCCACCGCCTTTTGCATGCGTTTGATGGGCAGCAGCTCGTCGGGCGGCCAAGCGGACCCCAGTTGCACCATCTGCGGCGCTTCGTTCGCCTTCAGCACCCGCATCAGCAGGCTGTTGATGCCGACGAAGGCCGCCTCCTGCAGATCCGGCTGCACTTCCGG
This region includes:
- a CDS encoding pitrilysin family protein; this encodes MKKLIVMSLLGAAAGAAQMPASAAEFRLPAFESAKLSNGLTVYLMERHDVPLIAVRAVVKAGAVNDAQQAGLSNLTGDALLLGTQKHKKAEIDQAFDFRGAVLAGGASTEQTTVQANFARADATELLPLFAEIVQQPSFDAAELEKMRARKVAGLKQQKESPRQVVGNYYRSMLFGGGAYANPAAGTVNSVAALKQDDVKSFHQRYYRPDNAAIVVVGDFKAGEMRQQLEKLFGQWQASGPAPQAQDNGKVQADKPRVWLVDKADAIETTFLIGGKGIARNDPDYVPLQVVNTVLGGRFTSWLNDELRVNSGLTYGANSAFAPLSQAGTFQISSFTATPKTEAALDLALKTYQRLWDKGIDKATLESAKAYVKGQFPPRFETSEQLAGLLGDMYALNVGREQIDNFMQDVDSLTPERAKQLVDKHFPRNNLQMVLIGKAEAVRQLAAKYGEVTELPITADGFKPAAQ
- a CDS encoding ATP-binding protein, with the translated sequence MMLNRVNAGSVRIRLILMALATTFVALLVAAGCMLLYDARSFQQTWASDLTAQAEIVAMASVPALNFNDPAAARQNLALLRVRPAIHAGAIYTARDSMFAAYAQSAQETPVFPARPGPAGYHVEDGRMTVCQPILDNGEVIGHVYLSAQYPLLERIGRYGAILGGVMLGSLLLAALVASRLQAGITRPLAAVTGVAREVRQRRDFSLRVPPAGSGEIATLVDAFNDMLAEVGRRSYALQEANRTLEHEMAVRQSAEHALLQADRRKDEFLATLAHELRNPLAPIRTGLDIMRINAADGKAIDKARAIMERQLKQMVRLVDDLLDVSRINTGKLTISKEGLDLQSVVGDAVESARPFIEGQNHELTVSLPPQPVWLLGDATRLAQVLSNLLNNAAKYTVRGGRIALEGTVGGGQLKLSVRDNGIGIAPQMLGHIFEMFTQADSSLERSSAGLGVGLSLARRLVELHGGTIQAFSKGLGQGSEFVILLPLAGAPAAEAPRPAAPPRTRRLLRVLLADDNVDFVNGIGTLLRSMGHTVHISHDGVQALAAAEAFAPDIAFLDIGLPQLNGYDLARALRRQPALRRALLVAVTGWGQQKDRQQAFDAGFDLHVVKPISFERIQAILAGERQEQVLTQY
- a CDS encoding YfiR family protein, which encodes MRLAPGLPGRLFVLVCLLFALSCIAGGAPPANVAAPTLERSVKAAFLYKFLGYVEFPAVDAGTPLTVGVVDADDVAAELGRITAGRTVSNRVIAVRTLNEGDALAGLNILFVGADTEKPAQWLRAAQQHSVLGISETDSGLQQGAVINFRVVDERVRFEVSLPAAEKSNLKLSSRLLSVAYQIQKGP
- a CDS encoding 2OG-Fe(II) oxygenase, which codes for MNTFTHLPQEWDHWLDRNLAKGCLVQDIVKAMVESRFDPDFAARTVAERVELRALQAQAALPAQAAPRQPYQYGLPRFAHAGNVISTFDRDVHITFRMQRPVLAVLDDLLTHEECDRIVSLARDRLQRSATLDPLSGQHQVKDHRTSMGVFLPAAGDAFLDGIERRIADVMSWPRANGEPLHVLHYDVGAEYRPHHDFFDPAKPGFGPPLARGGQRVSTLITYLNEVEGAGETIFPALHLSVVPKKGSAVYFEYFNESGQLDWDTLHGGAPVTQGEKWVVTKWMREGMFS
- a CDS encoding DJ-1/PfpI family protein encodes the protein MSKEASMQAGAPTDIVMLIYPGMTALDMVAPQLVFSNLPKARVHLVWKNLEAVACDTGFAILPTATLADCPQRPTVLFVPGSRGATWALMRDGEVLDFLRRCGAAADWVSSVCTGSLLLAAAGLLQGYCATSHWGVRELLAEMGATPCDARVVEDRNRLTGGGVTAGMDFALTLAARLYDEPFARILQLLIEYDPQPPFGPGHPQHVDAAVLQSASALYGEEVALAAHAARAAGQALISGESPRSAN
- a CDS encoding GlxA family transcriptional regulator — its product is MSKRLAAPRRIVFVATDLAEELDLFGSVAAFRAANRSPALCSPAYSIEIVSGARTAAIAGNCGITLLSNGSCFDLRGAIDTLIVISGEHAHRPHSKELLAWLAAHGPKARRLVSICTGAFVLAQAGLLDGRRVTTHWSRAAMLAERFPAADVSANELWVKDGPVYTSAGVTAGIDLTLALIEDDIGAPAALEVARGLVVFLRRPGGQAQFSVTLAAQQAQTPAIRALQAWLPEHLAEDLNVQRLADRAAMSARHFARVFRRELGDTPAAYVQRLRLEQARWMLEDGSWSIERIAALCGFSDAQLMRRALKRALGVSPGQYRSLHHAPPA